A single region of the Ignavibacteria bacterium genome encodes:
- the folB gene encoding dihydroneopterin aldolase: protein MINIIRIKKASFYAYHGVMKEEQRVGGKFEADIDMYINFSAAGVSDDLHKTINYETVYNYLLSIAQAKKSYLIETVSYKICELLFEKYDNLERLIVRVRKNNPPIGGVVDSVEVEIDTTRSEFFASLQKLTGSAQG, encoded by the coding sequence ATGATTAATATAATAAGAATAAAAAAAGCCTCTTTTTACGCATATCATGGAGTGATGAAAGAGGAACAGCGCGTCGGCGGGAAATTTGAAGCCGATATCGACATGTACATTAATTTTTCCGCAGCAGGAGTATCGGACGATCTTCACAAAACAATCAACTACGAGACGGTTTACAACTACCTCCTCAGCATCGCACAGGCAAAAAAAAGCTACCTTATCGAAACAGTTTCATATAAAATCTGTGAGCTTCTTTTTGAAAAATATGATAATCTTGAGAGACTGATAGTAAGAGTCAGGAAGAACAATCCTCCAATTGGTGGGGTTGTCGATTCTGTTGAAGTGGAGATAGACACCACCAGATCTGAGTTTTTTGCTTCACTTCAAAAGTTGACCGGTTCCGCACAAGGGTGA
- the folK gene encoding 2-amino-4-hydroxy-6-hydroxymethyldihydropteridine diphosphokinase yields the protein MNKVFLALGSNRGDKFQYLLKALNLINCLPGTSIVSLSPVYETFPYGVISQDEFLNMAVAVFSELTPRQLLVALKTIEQQTGRLERERWHEREIDIDILLYGDLEVDEADLKIPHRELLKRDFFILPLLDLEPGISLPGTGIFLKDLEITVKKPYIKGLNRKFFEIKNGLVCLNEQ from the coding sequence TTGAACAAAGTGTTTTTGGCTTTAGGCAGCAACCGGGGTGACAAGTTTCAGTATCTTCTGAAGGCACTTAACCTTATAAACTGTTTGCCCGGCACTTCAATTGTCTCACTTTCGCCCGTCTATGAAACTTTTCCGTATGGCGTAATAAGTCAGGATGAATTTCTGAATATGGCGGTTGCGGTTTTTTCTGAGTTGACACCAAGACAACTTCTGGTCGCTCTGAAAACCATCGAGCAACAGACAGGGCGCTTGGAGCGGGAAAGATGGCATGAAAGGGAAATCGATATCGATATTCTCCTCTATGGTGACCTGGAAGTGGACGAGGCTGACCTCAAAATACCTCACAGGGAATTGCTTAAAAGAGACTTTTTTATATTGCCACTTCTTGATCTGGAACCAGGCATATCCCTTCCCGGCACCGGTATATTTTTGAAGGATCTGGAAATAACAGTGAAGAAACCGTATATTAAGGGCTTGAACAGGAAATTTTTTGAAATCAAAAATGGTTTGGTTTGCCTGAATGAGCAGTGA
- a CDS encoding deoxynucleoside kinase produces the protein MSSDINYIAVEGVIGAGKTSLVRKLQKKLNARMILENHDENPFLAKFYKNRKRYAFQTQMFFLISRYKQLEDLREESIFSSHIVADYIFEKDLLFAWLNLDKEELRLYNEIFPKLAQNLRKPDLVVYLKADIDRLLANIRRRNRSYELDMDEGYIADLSDLYSEYFLRYDKTPLLIVNSTEIDFVNNEHDFEDLYKQIFREDRTRIEYFHPEGKALL, from the coding sequence ATGAGCAGTGATATCAATTATATAGCAGTTGAAGGCGTGATTGGTGCCGGAAAAACCTCACTTGTAAGAAAACTGCAAAAGAAATTAAACGCCAGGATGATTCTTGAGAATCACGATGAGAATCCCTTTCTTGCAAAATTCTACAAAAACAGGAAACGGTATGCTTTTCAGACTCAAATGTTTTTCCTGATCAGCAGGTATAAACAGCTCGAGGATCTTCGCGAAGAATCCATTTTCTCCAGTCATATTGTCGCCGACTACATTTTCGAAAAAGATCTTCTCTTTGCATGGTTAAATCTTGACAAAGAAGAATTGCGGCTTTACAATGAGATTTTTCCCAAACTTGCACAGAACCTTCGGAAGCCGGATCTTGTTGTATATCTAAAGGCTGACATTGACCGTCTTCTCGCAAATATCAGAAGACGTAACAGAAGTTACGAGCTGGATATGGACGAAGGGTACATCGCTGACCTTTCAGACCTCTACAGCGAATATTTTTTAAGATACGACAAAACTCCTCTCTTGATAGTAAACTCTACTGAGATAGATTTTGTTAATAATGAACATGACTTTGAAGATCTTTATAAACAGATTTTCAGAGAAGATCGAACACGAATTGAGTATTTTCATCCCGAAGGCAAGGCTTTATTGTGA
- a CDS encoding glycosyltransferase family 9 protein — MNRFAGAFYRLFFSPLPYKPEFEKDPRKILIIRQHNQLGDLLASSSLFRALKKKFPLSHITLIVSPANKDAVTKNKFIDRVIVFEKARHLNPVEFFRFISVLREGYDWVLVPVTVSISFTSNLMAGIAKGKLKAGANWLDGKYNESAFFFNKKINLDWRLQPDLHIAERILDIVKPLGVEPAGYSPEVSFDGEDEEKAIKFLTRFEEHNQRCIIGLHTGAGKIPNRWYHKNFVKLIKELKANWDACIYLTGSSADLAIIEKIKEELNFTVLEFIDKSIPEVAALISKSDLFITNDTGIMHVAGSTSTPQISLFGPTNPFVWAPMGKNKVFLQRSDIIDNITVNEVFDIAGRLLSQSPKINKNA, encoded by the coding sequence ATGAACAGATTTGCCGGGGCATTCTACCGTCTTTTTTTTTCACCACTCCCTTACAAACCGGAATTTGAAAAAGACCCGCGAAAAATACTTATAATCAGACAGCACAACCAGCTTGGTGATCTTCTTGCGAGCAGTTCCCTTTTCCGGGCACTAAAAAAGAAGTTCCCCCTCTCCCACATTACACTTATTGTCAGTCCTGCAAACAAAGATGCTGTAACGAAAAATAAATTCATCGACAGAGTGATAGTTTTCGAGAAGGCAAGGCATCTTAATCCGGTTGAGTTTTTTCGATTCATATCCGTTCTGCGGGAAGGGTATGACTGGGTGCTGGTTCCGGTAACAGTTTCAATTTCTTTCACCAGCAATTTGATGGCAGGTATTGCGAAAGGGAAGTTGAAAGCGGGAGCCAACTGGCTTGACGGCAAGTATAACGAGTCTGCATTTTTCTTCAACAAAAAAATTAATCTCGACTGGCGTTTGCAGCCCGACCTTCACATCGCCGAAAGAATTCTCGATATTGTGAAACCACTCGGTGTAGAACCTGCCGGCTACTCACCTGAAGTCAGTTTCGACGGCGAAGATGAAGAAAAAGCGATAAAGTTTCTTACCCGTTTCGAAGAGCACAACCAAAGATGCATCATCGGACTCCACACAGGTGCCGGAAAGATACCCAACAGATGGTATCACAAAAATTTTGTAAAGTTGATAAAAGAATTGAAAGCCAACTGGGACGCCTGCATCTACCTGACGGGGAGCAGTGCCGACCTTGCGATTATTGAGAAAATAAAAGAGGAACTGAATTTCACAGTCCTCGAATTTATTGATAAATCGATTCCTGAAGTGGCGGCTCTAATCTCCAAATCCGATCTTTTCATAACAAATGACACAGGGATAATGCATGTGGCGGGCTCCACATCCACCCCTCAAATTTCCCTTTTTGGTCCGACAAATCCTTTTGTCTGGGCACCGATGGGAAAAAACAAGGTTTTTCTGCAGAGGTCTGATATAATTGACAATATCACGGTCAACGAAGTTTTTGATATCGCAGGCAGACTTTTGTCCCAATCTCCAAAGATCAATAAAAATGCTTAA
- a CDS encoding Ppx/GppA family phosphatase, whose amino-acid sequence MLKNNFAVLDIGSNSFHIIIANSPDGRKFEIIDREKAVHRLSSKDGYGRSYIKDQDIKQAIKLIDLFKTKAVMNGATIRAVATSAVREAINQDEFVETVFEKTGVMVEVIDGHREAEYIYSAARHFLHFKNQKILCVDIGGGSTEFITGNSPKPGFVTSLRMGAVRFTKDFFPDLEVKKTSVIAASHYAAGMVEAIKKDVAASGFEIAIFSAGTAKSVLSMAIEAGLVAPDEKIFKYEDLVKVTDRVLAAKDMKDRLQIPGLEPKRADVVVAGVIILRAIFEKLEIKQAYYSEFALREGVILELMQ is encoded by the coding sequence ATGCTTAAAAATAATTTTGCTGTTCTCGATATAGGCTCCAATTCCTTCCACATCATCATTGCAAATTCACCCGATGGAAGAAAATTCGAGATTATCGACAGGGAAAAAGCTGTTCACCGCCTCTCCTCAAAAGACGGCTACGGCAGGTCTTACATAAAAGATCAGGACATAAAACAGGCGATAAAACTGATCGACCTCTTCAAAACTAAAGCTGTAATGAACGGTGCAACCATCAGAGCTGTGGCGACAAGTGCAGTGCGTGAAGCCATAAATCAGGACGAATTTGTCGAAACAGTCTTCGAAAAAACCGGAGTAATGGTTGAAGTAATCGACGGACACAGGGAGGCTGAATATATCTACAGCGCCGCGCGACATTTTCTGCACTTCAAAAATCAGAAAATCCTCTGTGTTGACATCGGAGGAGGGAGTACCGAGTTTATCACCGGTAACAGTCCCAAACCCGGTTTTGTCACCAGTCTTAGAATGGGTGCGGTCAGATTCACAAAAGATTTTTTTCCCGATCTCGAAGTAAAAAAAACCAGCGTGATAGCGGCTTCCCATTATGCCGCAGGTATGGTAGAAGCAATTAAAAAGGATGTGGCGGCAAGTGGTTTCGAAATCGCAATCTTCTCGGCTGGTACAGCCAAATCTGTTCTCTCAATGGCTATCGAAGCGGGACTTGTAGCTCCTGATGAAAAAATATTCAAATATGAAGACCTCGTAAAAGTTACCGATCGCGTTTTGGCTGCCAAAGACATGAAAGACCGTCTTCAAATTCCGGGTCTCGAACCAAAGCGAGCCGATGTGGTCGTCGCCGGTGTAATAATCCTTCGTGCCATCTTCGAAAAACTGGAAATAAAGCAGGCATATTACTCGGAGTTCGCCCTCAGAGAAGGGGTGATACTTGAGTTAATGCAGTAA
- a CDS encoding DUF302 domain-containing protein, whose amino-acid sequence MSYYFEKVVSTDYNETVEAVTVALKVEGFGVLSDIDVQDTLKKKINADVRKYRILGACNPPFANKAIHIEENVGLMMPCNVLIQETTDGKIRVSAINPKNAMGAIGNDNLAELANEISAKLERVIEGLR is encoded by the coding sequence ATGAGCTATTATTTCGAAAAAGTTGTTTCGACTGACTATAATGAGACTGTCGAAGCTGTAACTGTGGCATTGAAGGTTGAAGGATTTGGCGTGCTGAGTGACATTGATGTGCAGGATACTTTGAAAAAGAAGATTAATGCCGATGTCAGAAAATACAGAATTCTGGGAGCCTGCAACCCACCTTTCGCCAATAAGGCAATTCACATCGAAGAAAATGTCGGTTTGATGATGCCATGCAATGTCCTGATTCAGGAAACGACTGACGGTAAAATCAGAGTATCGGCTATTAATCCCAAAAATGCCATGGGTGCGATCGGAAATGACAACCTCGCTGAACTTGCAAATGAGATCTCAGCAAAACTGGAGAGAGTTATTGAAGGGTTGAGGTGA
- a CDS encoding TonB-dependent receptor, which yields MRSLYRSSLATLFVVFFALQVHAQVTTSTVFGNAIDDKNSALSGVVIRAKHLPTGTVYGTTSRENGSYNIYGLKPGGPYEVIASYAGKKTVELKGINLELGQNLRLDFTMLESALVTEEVVVTAKSDPIMTETKTGSAQTVATETIENLPTISRRFQDFSKLSPLFSGADLSAAGKSSRYNNIQIDGTQYNDLFGLGSSGTPGGSAGTNPISLDAIQEFQVVVAPYDVKLSGFTGGGINAITRSGTNTFSGSVFGYGRNQSLVGKSPDALKTSYPDFTEYQVGGRIGGPIIKDKLFFFASAELTKYTRPYSNVSLTAGSAGMAAYADSIQAIMLGKGYDPGSYGSVDLKRPSTKFFARLDWNMNENNRFTLRHNFVDGSDDILAARNLNNALSWGSYTYRLASVTNSTVLQWNSTISNNMSNELIVGYTRIRDKRELPFAEAPEIEIRQGGNTYRLGPDRFSPANKLDQDIIEFTNNFTWNVGNHILTFGTHNEFYTFSNLFIRSFYGYYVFNSFTDFKNSTVGSYQRAFARSGDSYDNRPSADFSANQFGLYAQDEWQVNGALRLTFGIRVDMPTFPKTPAANDSVSKYFSGYSTSGVPDGKLLFSPRAGFNLSLTEDRAAQLRGGLGIFTGKVPYVWVSNNFANTGLLTAELSGAAGTVFTLDPRNQPKVGDPGTGAPSLISEINMIDPNFKFPQLFRINAAYDQKLPWDFIGSLEVIYSKTLNEVMYEKLNIRNFSSPTYIASESNRPVYGGTDAKNNNFRDVLSLKNTSEGYQLNFAVQFQRSVARGLSVNFGYTHGVAKDMNSTTSSQAVSQMRFNPVKGDPNNPELTTSLYEIKHRFFASVSYTHEFFSNAPTTVSLYYNGQSGAPFSFIVNGDLNNDGFDQNDLFYVPTEAELANRTYQLGAVTGGAFVPTASMYTQLESYIQNNEYLRTHRGMISERNGARNPWRDIFDLRLAQEIPSIMNHKFTITLDILNVLNLINSDWGYDESIFSTSNVVRMVNRSVGGKPVYSFSAPTTNVPWAASDVNSRWAMQLGVRYTF from the coding sequence ATGAGATCTCTTTACAGATCTTCGCTGGCAACATTGTTTGTAGTTTTCTTTGCACTTCAGGTACATGCCCAGGTAACCACCTCGACAGTATTCGGAAATGCAATTGACGACAAGAACAGTGCTCTTTCCGGTGTGGTTATCCGCGCTAAACATCTTCCCACAGGAACTGTTTACGGCACCACATCAAGAGAAAATGGCAGCTATAACATATATGGTCTTAAACCGGGTGGACCCTACGAAGTAATCGCTTCGTATGCCGGAAAGAAAACAGTCGAACTGAAGGGAATCAACCTTGAACTGGGTCAGAACCTTCGTTTGGACTTCACAATGCTGGAATCAGCCCTCGTAACAGAGGAAGTGGTGGTTACTGCAAAAAGTGACCCGATAATGACCGAAACCAAAACAGGTTCCGCTCAGACGGTCGCTACAGAAACAATTGAAAATCTTCCAACCATCAGCAGAAGATTCCAGGATTTCTCGAAACTCTCACCTCTTTTTTCCGGAGCTGATCTCTCGGCTGCAGGTAAATCAAGCAGATACAACAATATTCAAATAGACGGTACCCAGTACAATGACCTTTTCGGTCTTGGCAGTTCGGGTACACCCGGTGGATCAGCCGGAACCAATCCTATCAGCCTTGACGCTATTCAGGAGTTCCAGGTAGTGGTTGCACCTTATGATGTAAAACTCTCCGGTTTCACCGGTGGTGGTATAAACGCTATTACAAGATCAGGAACCAACACTTTCTCGGGATCAGTTTTCGGCTACGGCAGAAACCAGTCACTCGTTGGAAAGAGTCCTGATGCATTAAAGACCAGCTATCCTGACTTTACAGAATATCAGGTTGGCGGAAGAATCGGCGGTCCGATAATTAAAGACAAGCTCTTCTTCTTCGCAAGTGCAGAGCTTACCAAATATACCAGACCATACTCAAATGTCTCCCTCACCGCAGGTTCAGCAGGAATGGCTGCTTATGCAGATTCGATTCAGGCTATCATGCTTGGTAAGGGTTACGATCCGGGTTCTTACGGATCAGTCGATCTTAAAAGACCTTCTACAAAGTTCTTTGCTCGTTTGGACTGGAACATGAATGAAAACAACAGATTCACCTTGAGACACAATTTTGTTGACGGATCTGATGACATTCTCGCAGCAAGAAACCTTAACAATGCCCTCTCATGGGGTTCATATACATACAGACTTGCTTCAGTAACCAATTCCACCGTTCTTCAGTGGAACTCAACTATCAGCAACAACATGTCAAATGAGTTGATCGTTGGCTACACAAGAATCAGAGACAAAAGAGAACTTCCATTTGCTGAAGCTCCTGAAATCGAAATCCGTCAGGGTGGAAACACCTACAGACTTGGACCCGACAGATTCTCACCTGCGAATAAACTTGATCAGGACATCATTGAGTTCACCAACAACTTTACATGGAATGTTGGCAATCACATCCTTACTTTCGGTACACATAACGAATTCTACACATTCTCGAATCTTTTCATCCGTTCATTCTACGGATACTATGTGTTTAATTCCTTCACCGATTTCAAAAATTCCACTGTCGGTTCATATCAGAGAGCATTCGCAAGAAGCGGTGACTCTTATGACAACAGACCTTCTGCTGATTTCAGCGCAAACCAGTTTGGTCTTTATGCACAGGACGAATGGCAGGTTAATGGCGCACTCAGACTTACCTTTGGTATCAGAGTTGACATGCCTACATTCCCCAAAACTCCTGCTGCCAACGATTCAGTATCAAAATACTTCAGCGGATACAGCACAAGCGGTGTTCCTGATGGAAAACTTCTTTTCTCACCAAGAGCAGGTTTCAACCTTTCTCTTACCGAGGACAGAGCTGCTCAGTTAAGAGGCGGTCTTGGTATCTTCACCGGTAAGGTTCCTTATGTTTGGGTTTCAAACAATTTCGCAAATACAGGACTTCTTACTGCTGAACTTTCCGGTGCAGCCGGAACAGTATTCACACTCGATCCAAGAAACCAGCCAAAAGTTGGTGACCCCGGAACAGGCGCACCAAGCCTTATTTCCGAGATCAATATGATCGATCCTAACTTCAAATTCCCGCAGTTGTTCAGAATTAACGCTGCTTACGATCAGAAACTTCCCTGGGATTTCATCGGATCACTTGAAGTTATCTATTCGAAAACCCTTAATGAAGTTATGTACGAGAAACTCAACATCAGAAACTTCTCTTCTCCTACATACATAGCTTCAGAATCAAACAGACCTGTTTACGGCGGTACTGATGCTAAAAACAACAACTTCAGAGATGTACTTTCTCTTAAGAACACTTCCGAAGGTTATCAGTTAAACTTTGCTGTACAGTTCCAGAGAAGTGTTGCAAGAGGTCTTTCGGTTAACTTTGGTTATACACACGGTGTGGCTAAAGACATGAACAGCACCACTTCATCACAGGCTGTTTCTCAGATGAGATTCAATCCTGTAAAAGGCGATCCGAACAATCCTGAACTCACAACTTCACTTTATGAAATCAAGCACAGATTCTTTGCTTCAGTTTCCTATACTCATGAATTCTTCTCGAATGCTCCTACAACTGTCTCCTTGTATTACAACGGACAGAGTGGTGCTCCATTCTCATTCATAGTAAACGGTGACTTGAACAACGACGGTTTCGATCAGAACGACCTTTTCTATGTTCCGACCGAGGCTGAACTTGCCAATAGAACCTATCAGCTTGGTGCTGTAACAGGTGGTGCTTTCGTTCCGACTGCTTCAATGTACACACAGCTTGAATCGTACATTCAGAATAATGAATACCTCCGTACACACAGAGGCATGATCTCTGAAAGAAATGGTGCCCGCAACCCCTGGAGAGATATTTTTGATCTCAGACTTGCTCAGGAAATCCCAAGCATCATGAATCACAAATTCACCATTACCCTCGACATCCTCAATGTTCTCAATCTCATCAACAGTGATTGGGGATATGATGAATCAATCTTCTCGACATCGAATGTTGTTAGAATGGTCAATAGAAGTGTCGGCGGAAAACCTGTTTACTCATTCTCTGCTCCTACTACCAATGTTCCCTGGGCAGCAAGTGATGTCAACAGCCGTTGGGCAATGCAACTTGGTGTGAGATACACCTTTTAA
- a CDS encoding T9SS type A sorting domain-containing protein: MKRSLIFAMLLTCAVCAQGFWIQTQLPATGSINSIAISPGGTLFVGTEFAAAGSGVFKSTNDGLTWTLANNGLTSSTIKVVAMGGSNGDLFAGSSSLFRSTNQGASWTDIGNSLSTPYVRAIDFDDSNYIYVGTEGGGVFKSTNNGSSFTFSGLSIFNVKTLHCDNFGFIYAGGGNLYRSSNRGATWFVFNTGMQGTTVEEIVSNNIGYVYAGTYGNGVYRSTNSGLSWVPVNNGLTNHNVVSLAINSLGYLYAGTYDGGVFCSKDQGENWTEVSSGLNTTGIPTLAFNPSGNIFAGSSDGKVFKSTGSTTSLKEDEQQPLSFTLSQNYPNPFNPVTVIEYTLTETSEVVLKIFAVDGTKVATLHEGVKAPGKHRILFDGNALSSGVYSYALFAGKERMVKKFVLAK, translated from the coding sequence ATGAAAAGATCATTAATTTTCGCGATGTTGCTCACCTGTGCTGTCTGTGCACAAGGATTCTGGATTCAAACTCAACTGCCCGCCACCGGTTCAATCAATTCAATCGCCATCTCACCGGGTGGTACACTCTTTGTCGGTACTGAATTCGCTGCTGCCGGAAGCGGCGTCTTTAAATCGACAAACGACGGACTTACATGGACACTTGCAAACAACGGACTTACCTCCTCGACAATTAAAGTGGTGGCAATGGGGGGAAGTAATGGCGATTTGTTTGCGGGATCATCAAGTCTCTTCCGCTCCACCAACCAGGGAGCATCATGGACCGATATAGGTAACAGTCTCTCGACACCTTATGTCAGGGCTATTGATTTCGACGACAGCAACTATATATATGTCGGCACGGAAGGTGGTGGAGTATTCAAGTCAACGAACAATGGAAGTTCATTCACATTTTCAGGTCTCTCTATTTTCAATGTTAAAACCCTTCATTGCGACAATTTTGGATTTATCTATGCGGGAGGCGGCAACCTCTACAGGTCATCAAACAGAGGAGCCACCTGGTTTGTTTTTAATACGGGAATGCAGGGAACAACTGTTGAAGAGATCGTAAGCAACAATATTGGCTATGTCTATGCCGGAACCTATGGTAACGGAGTATATCGCTCGACAAACAGCGGACTTTCCTGGGTGCCGGTGAACAACGGTTTGACAAATCATAATGTAGTTTCTCTTGCAATCAATTCATTGGGATACTTGTATGCCGGCACTTATGACGGCGGGGTATTCTGCTCCAAGGATCAGGGGGAGAACTGGACAGAGGTATCATCGGGCCTTAATACAACCGGTATTCCGACACTTGCATTCAATCCCTCGGGGAATATTTTCGCCGGCTCGAGCGATGGAAAAGTATTCAAAAGTACCGGCTCCACCACTTCCCTGAAGGAAGATGAACAGCAACCTTTAAGCTTCACCCTTTCACAAAATTACCCCAATCCGTTTAATCCTGTAACTGTGATAGAATACACTTTAACGGAAACTTCTGAAGTGGTTTTGAAGATATTCGCTGTTGACGGCACAAAAGTTGCGACACTCCATGAAGGGGTAAAAGCTCCCGGCAAACACCGAATTCTTTTTGACGGCAACGCGCTCTCTTCAGGAGTTTACAGTTACGCTCTGTTTGCAGGAAAAGAAAGGATGGTTAAGAAATTCGTTTTGGCAAAATAA
- a CDS encoding NifU family protein produces the protein MLHVVDVELTPNPHAIKFVLNQKLLHFTSRQYSNPQDAEQDMLAKGIFELEGVASVFYMDKFITIEKKQGYDWGKIQRPFLMFLSKFDEKLIPEEATPEGMDENTSELLKQISDVLNKKVVPALAYDGGGLEILGLEGYSLKVRYQGACGSCPSAQRGTLSAIESLLKRDVHPALEVIPD, from the coding sequence ATGTTACATGTAGTTGATGTTGAACTTACTCCAAATCCACACGCAATTAAATTTGTCCTAAATCAAAAGCTGCTCCACTTCACTTCGAGACAATACAGCAATCCACAGGATGCCGAACAGGATATGCTGGCTAAAGGTATCTTCGAACTCGAGGGTGTTGCGTCCGTATTTTATATGGACAAATTCATAACGATAGAGAAGAAACAAGGATATGACTGGGGAAAAATCCAGAGACCTTTCCTGATGTTTTTAAGCAAATTCGATGAAAAACTGATCCCCGAGGAGGCAACCCCCGAAGGAATGGATGAAAATACCAGCGAACTTCTGAAACAGATATCCGATGTATTGAATAAAAAAGTCGTTCCCGCACTTGCCTACGATGGTGGCGGTCTCGAAATCCTCGGACTCGAAGGATACTCCCTCAAAGTCAGATATCAAGGCGCCTGCGGAAGCTGCCCGAGTGCACAAAGAGGCACCCTCTCCGCAATCGAAAGCCTCCTCAAAAGAGATGTACATCCGGCGCTGGAGGTTATACCTGATTAG
- a CDS encoding asparaginase, producing MKKIMIVFTGGTISMKVDSETGGAVPHLTGGDIIEMIPELGSLAEIDFYDFGKYPGPHMTPELMFELALTVQGMIDDENFDGIIITHGTDTLEETAYFLDLYLETHIPVVLTGSMKNSSDPDWDGPQNLIDSIYTCLNKNSRDMGVLVCLNGEINAASEVTKTHTEDEETFASLDFGSLGFVDRGRVIFNRAPRRLETIKTGKINSNVDLLKCYAGMDAKFFRYSADSGVDGLVVEALGVGNVPPAVFEGIEYLLEKGIPVVLVSRCPAGETDDVYSYPGAGKWLREAGVIFAEYLNGQKARIKLILALGKTGDHSELERIFY from the coding sequence ATGAAAAAAATAATGATCGTTTTTACCGGCGGAACCATTTCAATGAAAGTTGATTCGGAAACAGGCGGTGCCGTTCCACATCTTACAGGTGGAGATATTATCGAAATGATTCCCGAACTCGGTTCTCTGGCAGAGATCGATTTTTACGACTTCGGGAAATATCCCGGTCCCCACATGACCCCCGAACTGATGTTTGAACTGGCACTTACAGTGCAGGGGATGATTGATGACGAGAATTTCGATGGTATCATCATTACTCACGGAACCGATACTCTCGAAGAAACGGCATATTTTCTCGATCTTTATCTTGAGACACATATTCCTGTCGTTCTTACGGGTTCAATGAAGAACAGTTCCGATCCCGATTGGGATGGACCTCAAAATCTGATTGATTCCATTTACACATGTTTGAACAAAAACAGTCGTGACATGGGGGTTCTTGTTTGTTTGAATGGTGAAATCAATGCCGCAAGCGAAGTGACCAAAACGCATACAGAAGACGAGGAAACATTTGCTTCACTCGATTTTGGCAGTCTCGGTTTTGTTGACAGGGGGAGGGTGATTTTTAACCGGGCTCCCAGAAGGCTTGAAACGATTAAGACCGGAAAAATAAACTCAAATGTGGATTTGTTAAAGTGTTATGCCGGTATGGATGCCAAATTTTTCAGATACTCGGCTGACAGTGGTGTTGATGGTCTGGTGGTAGAGGCTCTCGGGGTGGGTAATGTCCCTCCGGCAGTATTTGAGGGAATCGAATATCTCCTTGAGAAGGGAATTCCGGTTGTTCTGGTTTCCCGTTGTCCTGCCGGTGAGACGGATGATGTTTACAGTTATCCGGGAGCGGGGAAGTGGTTGCGGGAAGCAGGAGTCATATTTGCAGAGTATCTAAACGGTCAGAAGGCAAGGATAAAACTTATCCTCGCCCTTGGAAAAACGGGTGACCATTCAGAACTGGAGAGAATTTTTTATTGA